The following coding sequences lie in one Rhodococcus rhodochrous genomic window:
- a CDS encoding hydantoinase B/oxoprolinase family protein, with translation MTQEMTYFSIDMTPYEDREKYEPMRMKSWPRDDEAWDRIQKLKPTLDSLTVDVIGGALQWAIDEGEAVVERMSRSSIIREQHDYRASINTLDCDNVTTVSWSATADPIRDTYPIEEIREGDVYIYNDVHGSCATIGHLPDYCVVIPIFGEGRLLGFSQVFGHVTDVGGAVPGSWPIQSKSIYEEGTICPVIKLYDAGKLNEDARRIILRNSRFPGELQGDLDAFIACTRLMERRVLELVDQYGADTLEAAFYAIMDRCAEDARDHALPNIPDGTYVGEDFIEEDGVSERPIKIKYTIHKDKDRLVIDASGTGATAEGPVNWAMDGRHYIKWLGAFLAGEAGQDLLVNEGMSRVMQMMIPPDTVLSARHPAPVVDRMECMLVMIGAYNAAMAKAHKGKVIANSFNIQLYGIWGHDEDGNEYLYREIFGAGSGARPWADGTDTVDLVPHSKNLPAEFIEQRYPVLVERVGLLPDSGGPGQYRGGLGYLKDVRCLADGYLSITAYRTVFGPYGVNGGKAGTPGVCYINPGTPEEEKLVYRKQMIPVKKGDVVRITTPGGGGWGDPLKRDPEAVRLDVNRGLVSVESAMADYGVVLVETDDPRFPYTLDAEATVSRRMEIQSNRPPLKLIDRGPAFNKLVESGQITVSDYHDLAFDENGNQVG, from the coding sequence ATGACACAGGAAATGACCTACTTTTCGATCGACATGACGCCGTACGAGGACCGCGAGAAGTACGAGCCCATGCGGATGAAGTCCTGGCCTCGCGATGATGAGGCGTGGGATCGCATCCAGAAGTTAAAGCCGACCCTCGATTCCCTCACCGTCGATGTCATCGGTGGTGCCCTACAGTGGGCGATCGACGAGGGGGAGGCCGTCGTCGAACGGATGTCCCGAAGTAGCATCATCCGTGAGCAGCACGACTACCGTGCCTCGATCAACACCCTCGACTGTGACAACGTTACGACGGTGTCGTGGTCTGCCACCGCGGACCCGATTCGCGACACGTACCCCATCGAAGAAATTCGTGAGGGCGACGTCTACATCTACAACGATGTGCACGGTTCGTGCGCGACGATCGGGCATCTGCCCGATTACTGCGTCGTCATACCAATTTTCGGTGAAGGTCGACTGTTGGGCTTTTCGCAGGTGTTCGGCCATGTCACCGATGTCGGCGGCGCAGTGCCGGGTAGCTGGCCGATCCAGTCCAAGAGTATCTACGAAGAGGGCACGATCTGCCCAGTCATCAAGCTCTACGACGCGGGCAAACTCAACGAGGACGCTCGCAGAATCATTTTGCGCAACAGTCGCTTCCCCGGTGAGCTCCAGGGTGACCTCGACGCCTTCATCGCATGTACTCGTTTGATGGAGCGGCGCGTCCTCGAACTCGTTGATCAGTACGGTGCGGATACGCTCGAGGCCGCTTTCTACGCGATCATGGACCGCTGCGCGGAAGATGCCAGGGACCACGCCTTGCCCAACATCCCGGACGGCACGTATGTCGGAGAGGATTTCATCGAGGAAGACGGCGTCTCCGAGCGACCGATCAAGATCAAATACACGATCCACAAAGACAAGGATCGGTTGGTCATCGATGCATCGGGTACCGGTGCGACGGCGGAGGGACCTGTCAACTGGGCCATGGACGGCCGCCATTACATCAAGTGGCTGGGCGCATTCCTCGCCGGCGAAGCCGGCCAGGACCTACTGGTCAACGAGGGGATGTCCCGGGTCATGCAGATGATGATCCCACCGGACACCGTCCTCTCCGCGCGGCATCCTGCTCCCGTCGTCGATCGCATGGAATGCATGCTTGTCATGATCGGCGCCTACAATGCCGCAATGGCCAAAGCCCACAAGGGCAAGGTAATCGCCAACTCTTTCAACATTCAGCTCTACGGCATCTGGGGTCACGACGAGGACGGCAACGAGTATCTCTACCGTGAGATCTTCGGTGCCGGATCGGGTGCCCGGCCATGGGCGGATGGCACCGACACCGTCGACCTGGTGCCGCACTCGAAGAATCTTCCCGCCGAGTTCATCGAGCAGCGCTATCCGGTGTTGGTCGAGCGCGTCGGTCTCTTGCCAGATTCTGGTGGTCCTGGTCAGTACCGCGGTGGTCTGGGGTATCTCAAGGACGTCCGCTGTCTGGCCGATGGGTACTTGTCGATCACCGCGTACCGCACGGTGTTCGGTCCTTACGGCGTAAATGGTGGCAAGGCAGGCACTCCGGGCGTGTGTTACATCAATCCCGGCACGCCCGAGGAAGAAAAGCTCGTGTACCGCAAGCAGATGATTCCGGTGAAGAAGGGTGACGTTGTCCGGATCACTACTCCCGGTGGCGGCGGCTGGGGTGACCCGCTCAAGCGCGATCCGGAGGCGGTGCGTCTGGACGTCAATCGTGGGTTGGTCTCTGTCGAGAGTGCGATGGCAGATTACGGTGTGGTGCTCGTTGAGACTGACGATCCTCGCTTCCCGTACACCCTCGACGCCGAAGCCACTGTGAGTCGACGCATGGAGATCCAGTCGAATCGTCCGCCGCTCAAGCTGATCGACCGTGGACCGGCCTTCAACAAGTTGGTCGAATCAGGTCAGATCACCGTCAGTGACTATCACGATCTTGCGTTCGACGAAAACGGCAACCAGGTCGGCTGA
- a CDS encoding penicillin acylase family protein, which produces MTAQVASTVTRHVQAVRGLNSPVEMIIDRWGVPHIYADSTHDVFFAQGFNAARDRLWQIDLWRRRGLGLLAEVFGPEYMARDRAARLFLYRGEMRSEWLAYGSDTKRVATSFVAGINAYVDFVRNSPDQLPPEFTGFGYLPSYWEPSDVARIRSHGLFHNLREEVARALTLRDFGPEVEELRKIREPYVPLHVPDGLDLAAIPDDVLDVYELATTYPNFDDPSQVPSSAATLMEGSNNWVLGRSRTVNGRPVLANDPHRALSLPSLRYLVHLTAPNFDVIGGGEPAMPGISIGHNGTLAFGMTLFSIDQEDLYVYELNPDNPRQYRYGNDWEDMTRECQSVPVRDGDDVEVELLFTRHGPVICSTETHAFAVRAAWLEPGMAPYLGSMDYMRAQNVDSFTAAMNRWGAPPENQIWADTDGNIGWKAAGLTPRRPNWDGTLPVPGDGRYEWDGFYDADELPGIENPERDWFASANEMNLPPERPLDETVTHDWYAPDRKRRIDEVLESGTIRSVEDAACLQDDVMSIPARRILAVLERVKPHGPSAALIMLRDWDGNLGAESAAAALFEVWHRRHLRPALLTEALIRLVPADQVPSAVRRVLPEEALLADSRVLLGLIERPNGRLGQEPETVLRTVFADSLASAYADCRNLLGEDEATWRWGDLHTSTLRHPLGLQDPETGTSITLGPVPRGGSGDTVCDTAYDPNFVQTGGSTFRVVIDVGQWDQSRALNSPGQSGDPRSQHFGDLIEPWSRGEYFPLLYSRKAVEKAAESVWLFEPDGG; this is translated from the coding sequence ATGACCGCGCAGGTTGCTTCCACAGTGACTCGCCATGTTCAAGCGGTCCGAGGCTTGAACTCACCGGTCGAGATGATCATCGATCGGTGGGGGGTTCCGCACATCTATGCCGACTCCACGCACGATGTGTTCTTCGCGCAGGGATTCAATGCGGCCCGCGACCGGCTGTGGCAGATCGATCTGTGGAGAAGGCGCGGTCTCGGCCTACTGGCGGAAGTGTTCGGACCCGAGTACATGGCCCGCGACCGTGCAGCTCGCCTGTTTCTCTACCGCGGAGAAATGCGCAGCGAGTGGCTGGCCTACGGCTCGGACACCAAACGGGTCGCTACGTCTTTCGTTGCCGGAATCAACGCCTACGTGGACTTCGTCCGCAACTCGCCCGACCAGCTCCCGCCGGAGTTCACAGGGTTCGGGTATCTGCCCTCCTACTGGGAACCGTCGGATGTCGCCCGAATACGAAGCCACGGCCTGTTCCACAACCTACGGGAGGAGGTCGCGCGAGCGCTGACCCTCCGCGACTTCGGTCCGGAGGTGGAGGAGTTGCGCAAGATTCGAGAACCTTACGTGCCGTTGCACGTTCCCGACGGGCTCGACCTGGCGGCTATTCCTGACGACGTTCTCGACGTGTACGAGTTGGCCACCACCTACCCGAACTTTGATGATCCATCGCAGGTTCCATCCTCCGCTGCCACACTCATGGAAGGAAGCAACAATTGGGTTCTGGGTAGATCCCGGACAGTGAACGGTCGCCCTGTCCTGGCCAACGACCCACACCGTGCTCTGTCCCTGCCGTCGCTGCGCTATCTGGTCCACCTCACGGCACCGAACTTCGACGTGATCGGAGGTGGAGAGCCGGCAATGCCCGGAATATCGATTGGACACAACGGAACCCTGGCGTTCGGAATGACCCTGTTCAGCATCGACCAGGAAGATCTGTACGTCTACGAACTCAACCCCGACAATCCTCGCCAGTACCGTTACGGGAACGACTGGGAGGACATGACACGCGAATGCCAGTCAGTTCCGGTCCGAGACGGCGACGACGTGGAGGTGGAACTACTCTTTACCCGGCACGGTCCGGTCATCTGTTCCACCGAGACCCACGCTTTCGCCGTCCGCGCGGCATGGCTCGAACCAGGAATGGCGCCTTACCTCGGCAGCATGGACTACATGCGAGCCCAGAACGTCGACTCGTTCACCGCAGCAATGAACAGGTGGGGCGCACCGCCGGAGAACCAGATTTGGGCCGATACCGACGGCAACATCGGGTGGAAGGCTGCGGGACTGACGCCACGTAGGCCGAACTGGGACGGCACGCTCCCCGTGCCAGGCGACGGCAGGTACGAGTGGGACGGCTTCTACGACGCTGACGAACTGCCTGGCATCGAGAACCCGGAGCGAGATTGGTTTGCCTCGGCCAACGAGATGAACCTGCCGCCCGAACGGCCCCTCGACGAAACTGTCACCCATGACTGGTATGCACCGGATCGCAAGCGCCGTATCGACGAGGTTCTAGAGTCCGGGACGATTCGCTCCGTCGAGGATGCGGCGTGTCTGCAGGACGACGTGATGAGCATTCCCGCTCGGCGCATTCTGGCCGTTCTTGAGCGAGTGAAGCCGCATGGGCCGAGTGCTGCGTTGATCATGCTTCGGGACTGGGACGGCAACCTTGGCGCCGAATCTGCAGCGGCAGCGCTGTTCGAGGTATGGCACCGTAGGCACCTGCGGCCTGCGCTGTTGACCGAGGCTCTCATCCGACTTGTTCCCGCCGACCAGGTACCCTCCGCAGTCCGACGGGTTCTCCCCGAAGAAGCCCTACTCGCCGACTCGCGGGTGCTCCTCGGCCTCATCGAGCGACCGAACGGCCGACTGGGGCAAGAACCCGAGACAGTTCTGCGCACGGTGTTTGCCGATTCGCTCGCCTCCGCATACGCCGACTGTCGAAATTTGCTGGGGGAGGACGAGGCCACATGGCGGTGGGGTGATCTTCACACCTCCACGCTGCGCCATCCACTCGGACTCCAGGATCCCGAAACCGGTACATCGATAACTCTGGGCCCGGTGCCTCGTGGCGGCAGCGGCGACACTGTCTGTGACACCGCCTACGACCCTAACTTCGTGCAGACCGGTGGATCCACCTTCCGCGTTGTCATCGATGTCGGACAGTGGGATCAGTCGCGCGCGCTGAATTCGCCCGGTCAGTCGGGTGATCCGCGCTCACAGCACTTCGGAGACTTGATCGAACCGTGGTCGCGTGGGGAGTATTTCCCCCTCCTCTACTCGAGGAAGGCCGTCGAGAAGGCCGCTGAGTCCGTGTGGCTTTTCGAGCCCGACGGGGGCTGA